One stretch of Thermanaerosceptrum fracticalcis DNA includes these proteins:
- a CDS encoding YwmB family TATA-box binding protein produces MFWRSLFLSMVCLFFFLTVAVPGTTLGTFLNIDGQPKMDNFQLARKVFTQSGANLEEINLQVWGQISNTVDTEEQLKEKYRILAQALGFDSLQPVVQKEKDGFLILSNLMEREDSVMQLVMQAIPAATGYGGSCLGLSFRTTDVTVAQVMYGNISAALARIGSEHQVGVVWTGSLPGKLSTAKRSLLAQSLAETVEARFVEGMEEEQVTSLTYYTNQGQGFLTVNKQKLNINIALRFHADKGSTYIHVGSPLIYQEY; encoded by the coding sequence ATGTTTTGGCGCTCTTTGTTCTTAAGTATGGTCTGCCTGTTTTTCTTCCTTACAGTAGCTGTACCCGGTACTACGTTGGGGACATTTCTTAATATAGACGGCCAGCCTAAGATGGATAATTTTCAGTTGGCCAGGAAAGTATTTACACAATCCGGTGCAAATTTAGAAGAAATAAATCTGCAGGTCTGGGGACAAATTAGTAATACAGTGGATACGGAAGAGCAGCTCAAAGAAAAGTACCGCATTTTGGCACAAGCCTTAGGGTTTGATTCCCTTCAGCCTGTGGTACAAAAAGAAAAAGACGGTTTTCTTATTCTATCCAACCTGATGGAGCGGGAGGACAGTGTCATGCAGCTGGTAATGCAGGCTATTCCAGCAGCCACGGGGTATGGTGGATCTTGTCTGGGCTTATCATTTCGCACAACAGATGTGACTGTCGCTCAGGTAATGTATGGTAATATTTCTGCCGCATTGGCCCGTATCGGGAGCGAACACCAGGTGGGTGTAGTCTGGACCGGTAGTTTGCCGGGCAAGTTATCTACCGCCAAACGCTCACTTTTAGCCCAGTCTCTGGCCGAAACGGTGGAAGCCCGTTTTGTGGAAGGCATGGAAGAGGAGCAAGTGACCAGCCTGACGTACTATACAAATCAGGGCCAGGGTTTCTTGACAGTTAACAAGCAAAAGCTTAATATTAACATTGCTTTACGCTTTCATGCCGATAAGGGTTCTACCTACATCCATGTGGGAAGCCCTTTAATTTATCAAGAATATTAA
- the flgF gene encoding flagellar basal-body rod protein FlgF gives MLKGIYTSALGMAVLTKRQEASANNLANVNTSGYKKETVVARSFPEMLIHRLNDPTVTTGTPPLVGNLSTGLQIHDIVTDYSAGFYKESGNPLELALMGEGYFVVNTPQGERYTRNGVFNLSPEGKLVTIDGYPVQGKKGEIVVGKGDFNVDESGRVFVNGKLVDKLHIVSFASPIVKEGSSLFRGEEPVEVENPKIAQGFVEESNVNAIEEMVNMINLMRAYEANQKVIQTEDSTLEKTVNEVGRI, from the coding sequence ATGCTTAAAGGTATCTACACCAGCGCTCTGGGGATGGCCGTTTTAACCAAGCGCCAGGAAGCCTCGGCCAACAACCTGGCCAATGTCAACACCAGCGGTTATAAAAAAGAGACAGTAGTAGCCCGCTCTTTCCCTGAGATGCTTATTCACAGGCTTAATGATCCTACGGTCACCACAGGCACACCTCCCCTTGTGGGCAATCTGTCTACGGGACTGCAGATCCATGATATAGTGACCGACTATTCCGCGGGTTTTTACAAGGAATCGGGCAACCCCTTGGAACTTGCTCTCATGGGGGAAGGTTATTTTGTGGTGAATACCCCCCAGGGTGAACGTTATACCCGCAATGGTGTCTTTAACTTAAGTCCCGAAGGCAAACTGGTTACGATTGACGGTTATCCCGTACAGGGGAAAAAGGGGGAAATTGTGGTTGGCAAAGGTGATTTTAACGTTGATGAGTCCGGCCGGGTTTTCGTCAATGGCAAACTGGTAGACAAGCTTCATATTGTTTCCTTTGCTTCTCCCATTGTCAAAGAAGGGTCTTCCTTATTCCGGGGTGAGGAACCCGTGGAGGTGGAAAATCCCAAAATTGCCCAGGGATTCGTGGAAGAAAGTAACGTCAACGCCATTGAAGAAATGGTGAATATGATTAACCTCATGCGCGCTTACGAAGCTAACCAGAAGGTCATCCAGACCGAAGACAGCACCCTGGAGAAAACTGTCAACGAAGTGGGACGTATCTAA
- the flgF gene encoding flagellar basal-body rod protein FlgF: MLRSLYIASSGMQAQQMNLDVISNNLANVNTTGFKKSRVDFQSLLYQSLKSPAASEQGFFNPMGLEIGNGVRVVGTLSDFSGGILQETGNDSDVAIQGKGFFMVALPNGKVGYTRNGAFQIDSQGYLVTSNGYRVLSSKGNDSTGGSLSVGGKTLKYIKPDTATKTISISEDGIVSTEKVSGASAPILEMANFANPAGLQAVGSTSYVATEVSGEPIIGQPTKDGLGSLIQGFLEGSNVKVVEEMVKMITAQRAYEINSKSIQTSDEMMGITNGLKR, translated from the coding sequence GTGTTGCGTTCCCTTTACATTGCCAGTTCCGGTATGCAGGCACAACAGATGAACCTTGACGTAATTTCCAATAACCTGGCTAACGTGAATACCACCGGTTTTAAAAAGAGCCGGGTGGATTTCCAGTCACTACTCTACCAGTCGCTGAAAAGTCCGGCAGCTTCCGAGCAGGGATTCTTTAATCCAATGGGGTTAGAGATCGGTAACGGTGTCCGCGTTGTAGGAACACTGAGCGACTTCAGCGGCGGCATACTCCAGGAAACAGGAAATGATTCCGATGTGGCCATCCAGGGGAAAGGCTTCTTTATGGTGGCACTTCCCAACGGGAAGGTGGGGTACACCCGTAACGGCGCTTTCCAGATTGACAGCCAGGGGTATCTGGTTACTTCCAACGGTTATCGGGTTCTCTCTTCCAAAGGCAATGACAGCACCGGCGGCAGCTTGAGTGTGGGCGGGAAGACACTCAAATACATAAAACCCGATACCGCTACCAAGACCATCTCCATCAGCGAAGACGGTATTGTCTCCACGGAGAAAGTAAGCGGGGCAAGTGCTCCTATCTTGGAAATGGCCAATTTCGCTAATCCTGCCGGTTTGCAAGCCGTAGGATCAACCAGCTATGTGGCCACCGAGGTTTCCGGAGAACCCATTATCGGGCAGCCTACCAAGGATGGCTTAGGTTCTTTGATCCAGGGATTCCTCGAAGGCTCCAATGTGAAAGTAGTAGAAGAAATGGTAAAAATGATTACTGCCCAGCGGGCTTATGAAATAAACTCCAAGTCGATTCAGACCTCTGACGAAATGATGGGCATCACCAATGGATTAAAACGCTAG
- a CDS encoding YueI family protein has translation MNDRSELEEIIARGIQGDPELKKDERRKYLGEFRERILKALTFEQIDEPGTYPEIKEAIQDPRAHKLVINQKANLNEAREYIQLARKKGLQFTMVDNPEYTGNIGLVVVSDKAVDVKDIMVK, from the coding sequence ATGAATGACCGTTCTGAACTGGAAGAGATTATCGCCAGAGGCATCCAGGGAGACCCGGAGTTAAAAAAAGATGAGAGAAGAAAGTACCTGGGTGAGTTCAGGGAGCGTATTTTAAAGGCCTTAACTTTTGAGCAGATTGACGAACCGGGTACTTACCCCGAAATCAAGGAAGCCATACAAGATCCGCGGGCCCATAAATTAGTGATCAATCAGAAGGCGAACCTTAATGAAGCAAGGGAATACATCCAACTGGCCCGGAAAAAAGGTCTCCAATTCACCATGGTAGACAACCCAGAATATACTGGTAATATAGGATTGGTTGTAGTAAGCGATAAAGCTGTCGACGTCAAGGACATAATGGTTAAATAA
- the spoIID gene encoding stage II sporulation protein D produces MALWPRRRKRRGFLKWGILFILLLIVIPWGISLLFEDELEIKIKGDTARVRVLNHQTNKLMYLGLEEYLVGVVAAEMPASFPEEALKAQAVAARTYAVKRLQIPDPRIKNLNQDADLSTNPAINQAWISSEEMKNRWGVWGYRAYKKKIIQAVQETAGQVLVYQGQLIDPVYHSSCGGGRTENSEDVWKFQIPYLRSVACVDHQDRYRETVNTIDLARLDKALGTSLQSIPVSKLQTGKNYIQVMEKTGTGRVKTMRFGNTVISGTELRSKLGLASTWFDWQVKGESILFVTRGNGHGVGMCQYGAAAMAEQGKDYRQILTHYYTGVGFAKISY; encoded by the coding sequence ATGGCCTTATGGCCCCGGAGAAGGAAAAGGAGAGGTTTTCTCAAATGGGGTATATTGTTTATCTTGTTGCTCATCGTCATACCCTGGGGAATCTCTCTCTTATTTGAGGATGAATTAGAAATAAAAATCAAAGGCGATACAGCCAGGGTGCGGGTATTAAATCATCAAACAAACAAGCTTATGTATTTGGGCCTGGAAGAATACCTGGTAGGGGTAGTGGCTGCGGAAATGCCCGCTTCTTTTCCGGAAGAGGCCTTGAAGGCCCAAGCCGTAGCCGCCCGTACCTATGCCGTCAAGCGCTTACAGATACCGGACCCCCGGATAAAAAACCTTAACCAAGATGCTGATCTCAGCACCAATCCCGCCATCAACCAGGCCTGGATCAGCAGTGAGGAGATGAAAAACCGCTGGGGTGTCTGGGGATATCGGGCCTATAAAAAGAAAATAATCCAGGCGGTACAGGAGACGGCAGGGCAGGTTCTCGTTTACCAGGGACAGTTAATTGATCCTGTCTATCATTCTTCCTGCGGCGGGGGCCGTACGGAAAACTCTGAGGATGTCTGGAAATTCCAGATACCGTACCTCCGCAGTGTGGCCTGTGTTGACCACCAGGACCGTTACCGGGAGACTGTGAATACTATTGACCTGGCGCGATTGGACAAAGCCCTGGGAACAAGCCTCCAGTCCATACCTGTAAGTAAACTGCAAACAGGTAAAAACTATATCCAGGTCATGGAGAAGACGGGTACAGGCCGCGTCAAAACCATGCGTTTCGGCAATACGGTGATCAGCGGTACCGAGCTTAGAAGCAAGCTGGGGCTGGCCTCAACCTGGTTTGACTGGCAGGTAAAAGGAGAAAGCATCCTGTTTGTGACCCGCGGCAACGGCCATGGGGTAGGCATGTGCCAGTATGGGGCGGCGGCCATGGCTGAGCAGGGCAAAGACTACCGGCAGATTCTCACCCATTACTATACTGGGGTGGGGTTTGCCAAAATTAGTTACTAG
- a CDS encoding rod-binding protein has translation MKTSPLDGLRNYTQQATEGSYRNKGVQDFKNILDKARLERQDDKKLKEACQELEAIFLHKMLQQMRAGIPNGGLIEESYASKIYKDMLDEQYSKLIAKSHGSIGLADMLYQQLKRDINRET, from the coding sequence ATGAAAACTTCTCCCCTGGATGGACTAAGAAACTATACTCAACAGGCAACTGAAGGCAGTTACCGGAACAAAGGGGTGCAGGATTTTAAAAATATACTGGACAAGGCCAGGCTTGAGAGGCAAGATGACAAAAAACTTAAAGAAGCCTGCCAGGAATTAGAAGCCATTTTCCTGCATAAAATGTTACAGCAGATGAGGGCTGGGATCCCCAATGGCGGTTTAATTGAAGAAAGCTATGCTTCAAAAATCTACAAGGATATGCTGGATGAACAGTATAGCAAACTCATTGCCAAATCCCACGGCAGCATTGGACTTGCCGATATGCTCTATCAGCAGCTGAAGCGGGACATAAATCGCGAAACGTGA
- a CDS encoding rod shape-determining protein has protein sequence MFFNFGEDIGIDLGTASVLVYVKNKGIVVNEPSVVALDKNTGQVIAVGEEARRMLGRTPGNIVAIRPMKEGVIADYDVTEKMLRYFIGKAVGKRLFFKPRVMIGVPSGVTSVEERAVKQAAISAGAKQAFLIEEPLAAALGAGLEISEPSGSMVVDIGGGTTDIAVLSLGGIVTSRSIRIGGDKIDEALVRYMRRAYNLMIGERTAEELKIEIGTAYPQARGEAGTEIRGRDLVSGLPKTVRIMAREAYEAIKEPVEAIVGATKEVLEKTPPELAADIMNKGIVLTGGGALLHGLDMLITQETHLPVHIADNPVQCVALGTAKALALIDILESARSFKRTAAK, from the coding sequence ATGTTCTTTAATTTTGGCGAAGATATAGGGATAGATTTAGGTACTGCCAGTGTTCTTGTCTATGTCAAAAACAAGGGGATTGTTGTCAATGAACCATCGGTCGTGGCTCTGGATAAGAACACAGGACAGGTTATTGCTGTAGGTGAAGAGGCCAGGCGAATGCTGGGTAGGACCCCCGGTAATATTGTCGCTATCCGTCCTATGAAAGAGGGAGTAATTGCTGATTATGACGTAACGGAGAAAATGTTGCGTTATTTTATAGGGAAGGCCGTGGGCAAGAGACTGTTTTTCAAGCCCCGTGTCATGATCGGGGTTCCTTCCGGCGTGACCAGTGTGGAAGAGAGGGCAGTGAAACAAGCGGCCATCTCGGCGGGGGCCAAACAAGCCTTTCTCATTGAGGAACCATTGGCTGCCGCCCTGGGAGCAGGATTGGAAATCAGCGAACCAAGCGGTTCTATGGTGGTGGATATTGGCGGCGGTACTACCGACATAGCTGTTCTTTCCCTGGGCGGGATAGTGACCAGCAGATCCATTCGCATCGGCGGCGATAAAATTGACGAGGCGTTGGTCCGCTACATGCGGCGGGCCTATAACCTGATGATCGGCGAGCGTACGGCAGAAGAATTGAAAATAGAAATAGGCACGGCCTATCCCCAGGCCAGGGGCGAGGCCGGCACCGAAATCAGGGGCAGGGACCTGGTGAGCGGCCTGCCTAAAACTGTCCGCATCATGGCCAGGGAAGCTTATGAGGCTATTAAGGAACCGGTGGAGGCCATTGTGGGAGCCACTAAAGAAGTCCTGGAAAAAACACCTCCCGAACTGGCTGCAGATATCATGAATAAGGGAATCGTCCTTACGGGAGGGGGAGCCCTCCTCCATGGGTTGGACATGCTTATCACCCAGGAGACCCACCTTCCCGTACATATAGCCGATAATCCTGTCCAGTGCGTGGCTTTAGGCACCGCCAAGGCTCTCGCCTTGATCGATATCCTGGAAAGCGCCCGTTCCTTCAAACGCACGGCAGCGAAATAG
- the spoIIID gene encoding sporulation transcriptional regulator SpoIIID, which produces MQEYIRKRVLEVCHYMLDTTATVRQTATVFGVSKSTIHKDMTERLPVINKQLAAQVKYVLEQNKAERHLRGGEATKKKYKEAQEN; this is translated from the coding sequence ATGCAAGAATACATCCGGAAACGTGTCCTGGAGGTATGTCATTATATGTTAGATACCACAGCCACGGTGAGACAGACTGCTACTGTTTTTGGTGTTAGCAAAAGCACTATCCATAAAGACATGACCGAGAGATTACCGGTGATTAATAAACAGCTTGCTGCCCAGGTCAAATATGTTTTGGAACAAAATAAGGCTGAGCGTCATTTGCGCGGCGGTGAGGCTACCAAGAAGAAATATAAAGAAGCTCAGGAAAATTAA
- the murA gene encoding UDP-N-acetylglucosamine 1-carboxyvinyltransferase — protein sequence MDRIIVKGGKPLQGKITVSGAKNAVLPVIVASLLAEGNCRIQDVPHLADVDTICGVLGELGASVNRADDNTLDLNCRDINKCEAPYEYVRKMRASVLVMGPLLGRLGRARISMPGGCAIGTRPIDLHLKGFEAMGVRISMDHGYIKAEAPKLTGARIYLDYPSVGATENIMMAAALAQGTTVIENAAEEPEIVDLANFINAMGGKVKGAGTNVIKIEGVKSLGGTVHNVIPDRIEAGSYLVAGAATGGNLLLENVIADHIKPVIAKLIEAGVEIYEEGSGIRVIAKNPIEAVDVKTLPYPGFPTDMQAQFMALMTIAQGTSIITETVFENRFMHAEELRRMGADIKIEGRSAVVEGVRQLNGAPVKASDLRAGAALIIAGLVAEGDTEITNVHHIDRGYDNIVGKLKAVGARITRE from the coding sequence TTGGACAGGATTATCGTAAAAGGCGGTAAGCCTTTACAGGGAAAGATTACCGTAAGTGGAGCTAAAAATGCCGTATTGCCTGTTATTGTAGCTTCACTGTTGGCTGAAGGTAACTGCCGGATTCAGGATGTACCGCATCTCGCCGATGTTGATACGATTTGCGGCGTTTTGGGGGAACTTGGGGCCAGTGTAAACAGGGCTGACGATAATACCCTTGATCTTAACTGCCGCGATATAAATAAATGTGAAGCACCCTATGAGTATGTAAGGAAAATGCGTGCTTCCGTATTGGTGATGGGACCTCTCTTAGGGAGATTGGGAAGAGCCAGGATCTCCATGCCCGGCGGCTGCGCCATTGGGACCCGCCCCATTGATTTGCACCTTAAAGGTTTTGAAGCCATGGGTGTCCGGATCAGCATGGATCACGGCTACATTAAAGCTGAAGCGCCCAAGTTAACGGGAGCCAGAATTTATTTAGACTATCCCAGTGTGGGTGCCACCGAAAATATTATGATGGCAGCGGCCCTGGCCCAGGGGACAACTGTCATAGAAAACGCAGCAGAGGAACCGGAAATTGTAGACCTGGCCAACTTTATCAACGCCATGGGCGGTAAAGTAAAAGGTGCAGGTACCAATGTCATCAAAATTGAAGGTGTGAAAAGCCTTGGCGGAACTGTTCATAATGTGATTCCCGACAGGATCGAGGCAGGCAGCTACCTGGTGGCAGGGGCTGCTACAGGAGGGAACCTCCTCCTGGAGAATGTCATTGCCGACCACATAAAACCCGTCATCGCCAAACTCATCGAAGCCGGTGTGGAGATATACGAGGAAGGTTCCGGGATTAGAGTCATTGCAAAGAATCCCATTGAAGCCGTGGATGTCAAGACTTTGCCTTATCCTGGGTTCCCCACCGATATGCAGGCCCAGTTTATGGCCTTGATGACCATTGCCCAGGGTACCAGTATCATTACGGAAACTGTTTTTGAAAACCGTTTTATGCACGCAGAAGAACTGAGGCGCATGGGTGCAGATATCAAAATTGAAGGACGCAGTGCCGTGGTGGAGGGCGTTCGCCAGCTGAACGGTGCACCTGTCAAAGCCTCCGATCTTCGGGCCGGTGCCGCACTTATAATTGCCGGTTTGGTCGCTGAAGGAGACACGGAAATTACCAACGTTCATCATATCGACCGGGGCTATGATAATATTGTCGGTAAGCTTAAGGCCGTGGGAGCGAGAATTACCAGGGAGTAA
- a CDS encoding M23 family metallopeptidase — translation MIREKFSKLLDGQSKQLKTLGIYTGVVLLIFSIIIPFMGKGLFVKETAKKNESPLTSVMGQANSMKEERSTVTGIVLQESQDKPKTMPAPPKAKEEAEVKAPVQTQTREVNAVSNIKDITWPVKGEVIQEVGLSYSKTFSDYRYHNGIDIKVKRGTEAGAALEGKIGKVETTKSEGLKVSIDHGDGWQSVYAHLEDVFVKTGDVVKKGQSIGIVGQPGLNEVMEGPHLHYSLLKDGKVVNPRDYLPKGEP, via the coding sequence GTGATCCGTGAAAAATTTAGTAAACTTTTAGATGGACAAAGCAAACAATTGAAAACCTTAGGAATTTACACAGGGGTTGTTTTACTCATATTTAGCATCATCATTCCTTTTATGGGTAAGGGACTCTTCGTCAAAGAGACGGCGAAAAAAAATGAGTCGCCCCTGACCAGTGTGATGGGACAGGCCAACAGTATGAAAGAAGAGCGCTCTACTGTCACAGGAATAGTTCTACAGGAATCCCAAGACAAGCCGAAAACAATGCCAGCACCTCCCAAAGCAAAAGAGGAAGCTGAAGTAAAGGCCCCGGTTCAAACACAAACACGAGAAGTCAATGCTGTTTCGAATATCAAGGACATCACCTGGCCGGTAAAAGGAGAGGTCATCCAGGAAGTAGGCCTGTCCTATTCCAAAACCTTCAGTGATTATCGTTATCATAATGGCATCGATATCAAAGTAAAAAGGGGCACTGAGGCAGGAGCGGCCCTGGAGGGGAAAATAGGCAAAGTAGAAACCACTAAGAGTGAAGGGCTGAAGGTATCCATTGACCACGGGGATGGCTGGCAGAGCGTTTACGCCCACCTGGAAGATGTTTTTGTCAAAACGGGGGATGTTGTGAAGAAAGGGCAGAGTATAGGGATAGTGGGGCAGCCCGGTCTAAATGAGGTCATGGAAGGCCCCCATCTCCACTATTCACTGCTCAAAGACGGAAAGGTAGTGAATCCCCGGGACTACCTGCCAAAAGGTGAACCGTGA
- a CDS encoding ATP-binding protein, with product MQELLRWKNSRHRKPLILKGVRQVGKTWLLKEFARRYYENIAYFNFDEHPEYKQFFENTKDVERILQNLMMASGQTIKPNKPEATLIIFDEIQECPNALNTLKYFCENTPEYHVACAGSLLGIALSKPASFPVGKVAFLEIGPMTFTEFLMANGDGNLAAYLNSIDSIEAIPDAFFNPLYEKLKMYFVTGGMPESVRSWTEDRDVELMQHVLSNILGAYERDFAKHPDPKDFPKISLIWKSIPSQLARENKKFIYKVVKEGARAREYEDALQWLCDAGLTYKIYRSSAPGLPISAYDDLSAFKLYMVDVGLLRRLSLLAPSAFGEGNRLFVEFKGALSENYVLQALRNQFEAMPRYWAMDNPRYEVDFLIQRENDILPVEVKSESNVESKSLKKFKEKYGDKVKLRVRFSLNNLRLDDDLLNIPLFLADYADKLIGMALQQLEN from the coding sequence ATGCAGGAGTTGCTGCGCTGGAAAAACTCCAGGCACCGGAAACCGCTCATATTAAAGGGTGTACGGCAGGTGGGCAAGACATGGCTGCTTAAAGAATTTGCCAGGCGCTATTATGAAAATATCGCCTATTTCAACTTTGACGAGCATCCGGAATACAAGCAGTTTTTTGAAAACACAAAGGATGTCGAACGCATCTTGCAAAACCTGATGATGGCCAGCGGACAAACCATCAAGCCGAATAAGCCGGAGGCTACGCTCATTATTTTCGACGAGATACAGGAATGTCCTAACGCTTTGAATACGCTCAAATATTTTTGTGAGAACACACCGGAATACCATGTGGCCTGCGCAGGTTCCCTTTTGGGCATTGCCCTGTCCAAGCCTGCCTCTTTCCCCGTTGGCAAGGTAGCTTTTTTAGAAATCGGGCCCATGACCTTCACCGAATTTTTAATGGCCAATGGCGACGGCAATCTTGCCGCCTATTTGAACAGCATTGACAGTATTGAAGCCATTCCTGATGCTTTCTTCAATCCCCTTTATGAAAAGCTTAAAATGTACTTTGTTACCGGTGGAATGCCGGAATCCGTCAGATCTTGGACGGAAGACCGGGATGTTGAGCTGATGCAGCATGTGCTTTCCAATATATTAGGGGCATACGAACGGGATTTTGCCAAGCATCCGGATCCCAAGGATTTCCCGAAGATTTCACTTATCTGGAAGTCAATTCCGTCCCAGCTTGCGAGGGAGAATAAAAAATTTATCTATAAAGTGGTCAAGGAAGGCGCCCGGGCCAGAGAATATGAGGACGCGCTGCAATGGCTTTGCGATGCGGGCCTGACTTATAAGATATACCGCAGCAGTGCACCGGGGCTGCCCATTTCTGCTTATGACGATTTGTCCGCCTTCAAGCTTTATATGGTGGACGTGGGACTATTGCGCCGCCTGTCGCTCTTGGCACCCTCTGCTTTCGGCGAAGGCAACCGCCTGTTTGTGGAGTTCAAGGGAGCGCTCAGCGAAAACTATGTGCTCCAAGCACTGAGAAACCAGTTTGAAGCAATGCCGCGATATTGGGCAATGGACAATCCCCGGTATGAAGTGGATTTTCTGATTCAGAGAGAAAACGATATTTTGCCCGTAGAGGTAAAATCGGAAAGCAATGTCGAAAGCAAAAGCTTGAAGAAGTTTAAAGAGAAATACGGTGACAAGGTCAAGCTGCGTGTCCGTTTTTCATTGAACAATCTGCGGTTGGACGATGATCTGTTGAATATCCCGCTGTTCCTGGCCGATTATGCAGATAAACTGATTGGGATGGCATTGCAGCAGTTGGAAAATTAA